Proteins from one Sabethes cyaneus chromosome 2, idSabCyanKW18_F2, whole genome shotgun sequence genomic window:
- the LOC128735786 gene encoding N-acetylglucosamine-6-sulfatase-like: MLKGLSPMTKTLKLIANQGATFVNAFTSSPICCPSRSSLLSGQYAHNNKAFNNSKSGGCFGTHWRETVEPEAFPVLLQKHGYKTFFAGKYLNEYYSKEVPVGWNEWYGLHGNSRYFNYTLNENGKVLFHFDEYLTDLLKNRTLRFLQDIQADTPFFAMIAPPAPHEPFTAAHRHENMFPHENAVRTKNFNVPFGPLEKHWLLTMPPSPLPEQIVKEIDIIYRKRWQSLMAVDEMVDAIVTLLEERELMTNTYFIFTSDNGYHMGQFSQPYDKRQPYETDIRVPFLIRGPKVAPKSLVSSPIALIDVAPTVLELAGIPVPSKMDGASFISKLNTMEIHERQILIEYWGEGNYETYNPECPWQRQDKLSLCSSNIACHCQDSWNNTFSCVRHLGREVDMIYCQFKDNENFVEAYDLTTDSYQINNIAYEMLPSIRAHYSLVLTNLTKCSGETCRQIYY, encoded by the exons ATGCTAAAAGGACTT AGCCCAATGACTAAAACGCTAAAGTTAATAGCAAATCAAGGAGCAACTTTCGTGAATGCA TTCACGTCATCACCCATATGCTGCCCTTCAAGAAGTTCCCTTCTTTCTGGTCAGTATGCGCATAATAATAAGGCATTTAACAATTCAAAATCCGGAGGATGCTTCGGCACACATTGGCGCGAGACAGTAGAACCGGAAGCATTTCCTGTCTTATTGCAGAAACACGGCTATAAAACATTTTTTGCTGGAAAGTACTTAAATGAATACTATTCTAAGGAAGTTCCTGTTGGTTGGAATGAGTGGTACGGCTTGCATGGCAATTCTCGATATTTTAATTACACTTTGAATGAAAACGGAAAAGTTCTGTTTCACTTCGACGAATATTTAACTGATCTTTTG AAAAATCGTACCCTTCGTTTTCTACAGGATATTCAGGCGGATACTCCATTTTTTGCAATGATTGCACCTCCTGCTCCGCATGAACCTTTCACCGCAGCACACAGACATGAGAATATGTTTCCACATGAGAATGCTGTTAGAACTAAAAATTTCAACGTTCCATTTGGTCCACTAG AAAAACACTGGCTTTTAACAATGCCGCCGTCACCTTTACCCGAACAAATAGTAAAAGAGATAGATATCATTTATCGAAAACGATGGCAATCACTGATGGCTGTAGATGAAATGGTGGATGCAATAGTGACCCTTCTGGAAGAACGGGAGCTAATGACCAACACATATTTCATTTTTACTTCGGACAATGGTTATCATATGGGCCAATTCAGTCAgccgtacgataaacgtcaacCTTACGAAACTGATATAAGAGTTCCGTTTTTAATTCGTGGTCCGAAAGTTGCACCGAAGAGTTTGGTTTCATCTCCGATAGCGCTTATCGATGTTGCACCAACCGTTTTGGAACTAGCCGGGATCCCTGTACCGTCTAAGATGGATGGCGCGTCATTTATATCCAAACTAAATACTATGGAAATCCATGAACGTCAGATCTTGATTGAATATTGGGGCGAAGGCAACTACGAAACGTACAATCCAGAATGCCCGTGGCAAAGGCAGGATAAGCTCTCT CTTTGTTCATCGAATATAGCTTGTCATTGTCAGGATTCCTGGAACAATACCTTTAGTTGTGTTAGGCACTTGGGCCGAGAGGTTGATATGATTTACTGCCAATTTAAAGATAATGAG AATTTCGTGGAAGCCTACGATTTGACAACTGATTCTTATCAAATAAATAACATTGCTTACGAAATGCTACCGTCAATAAGAGCACATTACAGTTTGGTTCTAACAAATTTAACCAAATGTTCGGGTGAAACATGTCGCCAAATATATTATTAG
- the LOC128734340 gene encoding co-chaperone protein HscB homolog yields MLRTLLKYKVSFIIKSAQGASRRTYCVTTGVCWSCNKSLVKDNKFFCAACGSLQKVKNQDFFELLDVPNTFTINGSILSANFRELQSVLHPDKFSQKSDEEKLNSLEWSSLVNKAFKTLTVPLERAKYILNQKGILIDEENTSVDPEFLSDMMDLNEQVEEAQNATELRKIADFVNSDIVKIYSQLQDHFANNNLSEAKATFVRLKYLSNIDNVIKEKALKYNLK; encoded by the exons ATGCTACGAACACTTTTGAAATATAAAGTTTCCTTTATAATAAAGTCAGCTCAAGGGGCATCGAGACGAACATATTGTGTCACTACTGGTGTCTGCTGGAGTTGCAACAAATCCCTTGTCAAGGACAACAAATTCTTCTGTGCCGCTTGTGGTTCActtcaaaaagttaaaaatcag GACTTCTTTGAACTACTTGACGTGCCAAACACATTTACAATCAATGGTTCGATATTGTCAGCTAATTTCAGAGAGTTGCAAAGCGTACTGCACCCAGATAAATTTAGTCAAAAATCTGACGAGGAAAAATTGAACTCACTCGAATGGAGTTCGTTAGTAAATAAAGCTTTCAAAACGTTAACAGTGCCTTTAGAACGAGCAAAATACATTTTAAACCAAAAGGGTATTTTGATCGATGAAGAAAATACTTCTGTAGATCCAGAGTTTCTGTCGGATATGATGGATCTTAATGAACAGGTTGAGGAAGCacaaaacgctactgaattgaGAAAAATTGCTGATTTTGTAAACAGCGATATTGTTAAAATATACAGTCAACTACAGGATCATTTCGCTAACAATAATCTTAGTGAAGCGAAAGCAACATTTGTTCGGTTGAAATATTTGTCTAATATCGATAATGTTATAAAAGAAAAAGCACTGAAATATAATCTTAAGTAG